The proteins below are encoded in one region of Bombus terrestris chromosome 7, iyBomTerr1.2, whole genome shotgun sequence:
- the LOC100642808 gene encoding uncharacterized protein LOC100642808 isoform X2, producing the protein MEKRQPTMITTSETGLHANLLTATGQRLTPTGKISHAKTRVYTQRYRKEWEQMPDFKGWLTSVPFQSTRAYCLYCKKNLHAHRLSLLKHTCTMKHQRSALSHEAEEKKKAAARKANAIEEVEIEEVEEIEAIEHTQTEVEENEDEVEYVVERLETDDELDEAQIKDPIEDVGAEAEDEEEEEEDDVEDMQMPSDDEDVKHSIKKIKIERVENCEDSLTEAMDHMQSEYLEESDNHETVQMEIVVESEDQSNSDMQVVSILPDTEDSSKESSKESRENGRAVRRGDNKLDRKSAKLLQDECKQQGDSGIMVACPLPILGTAYQISSSVAPSTNTIGVLQPVNTIPIAPAQSKTITLTTGGKTLTLTANQAEDAAKGAQINKDQLDVASTSYQSPKRHVLLKTVNSPTIKKPRISTHVVDTSKGLPIGGLQVSLYKLMDGRWTFLNESNTSPNGRCVDLVDNMKINFTAGRYKIHFDVDKYFTLRRIETMYPFIEIVFDVKNPAGHYHIPVLLSPFGYTTYRGSER; encoded by the exons ATGGAGAAGAGACAACCGACAATGATTACGACCAGTGAGACGGGCTTACACGCCAATCTACTAACGGCGACGGGCCAGCGTCTTACTCCGACAGGCAAAATCAGCCATGCCAAGACGCGTGTCTATACGCAACGGTATCGCAAAGAATGGGAACAAATGCCCGATTTTAAAG GATGGTTGACGTCCGTGCCGTTCCAATCAACACGAGCTTATTGTCTGTATTGCAAGAAAAATCTCCATGCGCACCGACTTTCTTTGTTAAAACATACATGTACGATGAAGCATCAACGATCCGCTTTGTCACACGAAgcggaagaaaagaagaaggctGCAGCTCGAAAGGCAAACGCGATAGAAGAGGTTGAAATAGAAGAAGTCGAGGAAATTGAG gCTATTGAACACACTCAAACTGAAgtagaagaaaatgaagatgagGTGGAATATGTTGTTGAGAGATTAGAAACAGATGATGAGCTGGATGAAGCTCAGATTAAAGATCCAATCGAAGATGTTGGTGCTGAAGCTGAggatgaagaagaagaggaagaagacgaTGTAGAAGATATGCAGATGCCTTCTGATGACGAAGATGTTaagcattcgataaaaaagATTAAGATAGAGAGGGTG GAGAACTGCGAGGATTCCTTGACAGAAGCTATGGATCATATGCAGAGTGAATATTTGGAAGAAAGTGATAATCATGAAACTGTACAAATGGAAATAGTTGTAGAATCAGAAGATCAAAGTAATTCAGATATGCAAGTTGTATCGATTCTTCCTGATACTGAAGATTCTAGTAAAGAATCGTCAAAGGAATCACGCGAAAATGGAAGAGCGGTTCGACGAGGCGACAATAAATTAGATAGAAAATCTGCAAAATTATTG CAAGATGAATGCAAACAGCAAGGAGATTCAGGAATAATGGTGGCGTGTCCGTTACCTATTTTAGGTACAGCTTATCAAATTAGTTCCTCGGTCGCACCTAGTACTAACACCATCGGTGTGCTTCAGCCAGTGAATACAATCCCCATTGCACCTGCGCAAAGTAAAACGATTACTTTGACGACGGGTGGAAAAACTCTGACTTTGACAG CTAATCAAGCAGAGGATGCCGCGAAAGGTGCTCAGATAAACAAGGATCAGTTAGATGTAGCAAGTACTAGTTATCAAAGTCCGAAAAGA CATGTACTTTTAAAAACCGTTAATAGTCCAACAATTAAAAAACCTCGTATTTCAACTCACGTTGTGGACACTAGTAAAGGTTTACCCATTGGAGGTTTGCAAGTTAGCCTTTATAAGTTAATGGATGGAAGGTGGACTTTTTTAAATGAAAG TAATACGAGCCCGAATGGTCGATGCGTAGACTTGGTGGATaacatgaaaattaatttcacagCTGGACGTTACAAGATTCACTTCGacgttgataaatattttacgcTAAGAAGGATAGAAACAATGTATCCGTTTATCGAGATTGTTTTTGATGTAAAAAACCCTGCTGGTCACTATCACATACCGGTGCTTCTGAGTCCATTTGGTTACACCACCTACCGTGGTTCCGAAAGATAA
- the LOC100642808 gene encoding uncharacterized protein LOC100642808 isoform X1 has translation MEKRQPTMITTSETGLHANLLTATGQRLTPTGKISHAKTRVYTQRYRKEWEQMPDFKGWLTSVPFQSTRAYCLYCKKNLHAHRLSLLKHTCTMKHQRSALSHEAEEKKKAAARKANAIEEVEIEEVEEIEAIEHTQTEVEENEDEVEYVVERLETDDELDEAQIKDPIEDVGAEAEDEEEEEEDDVEDMQMPSDDEDVKHSIKKIKIERVENCEDSLTEAMDHMQSEYLEESDNHETVQMEIVVESEDQSNSDMQVVSILPDTEDSSKESSKESRENGRAVRRGDNKLDRKSAKLLQDECKQQGDSGIMVACPLPILGTAYQISSSVAPSTNTIGVLQPVNTIPIAPAQSKTITLTTGGKTLTLTGGTFQPGAQYVLSKLKGKFPTLVMADKKTTIVANQAEDAAKGAQINKDQLDVASTSYQSPKRHVLLKTVNSPTIKKPRISTHVVDTSKGLPIGGLQVSLYKLMDGRWTFLNESNTSPNGRCVDLVDNMKINFTAGRYKIHFDVDKYFTLRRIETMYPFIEIVFDVKNPAGHYHIPVLLSPFGYTTYRGSER, from the exons ATGGAGAAGAGACAACCGACAATGATTACGACCAGTGAGACGGGCTTACACGCCAATCTACTAACGGCGACGGGCCAGCGTCTTACTCCGACAGGCAAAATCAGCCATGCCAAGACGCGTGTCTATACGCAACGGTATCGCAAAGAATGGGAACAAATGCCCGATTTTAAAG GATGGTTGACGTCCGTGCCGTTCCAATCAACACGAGCTTATTGTCTGTATTGCAAGAAAAATCTCCATGCGCACCGACTTTCTTTGTTAAAACATACATGTACGATGAAGCATCAACGATCCGCTTTGTCACACGAAgcggaagaaaagaagaaggctGCAGCTCGAAAGGCAAACGCGATAGAAGAGGTTGAAATAGAAGAAGTCGAGGAAATTGAG gCTATTGAACACACTCAAACTGAAgtagaagaaaatgaagatgagGTGGAATATGTTGTTGAGAGATTAGAAACAGATGATGAGCTGGATGAAGCTCAGATTAAAGATCCAATCGAAGATGTTGGTGCTGAAGCTGAggatgaagaagaagaggaagaagacgaTGTAGAAGATATGCAGATGCCTTCTGATGACGAAGATGTTaagcattcgataaaaaagATTAAGATAGAGAGGGTG GAGAACTGCGAGGATTCCTTGACAGAAGCTATGGATCATATGCAGAGTGAATATTTGGAAGAAAGTGATAATCATGAAACTGTACAAATGGAAATAGTTGTAGAATCAGAAGATCAAAGTAATTCAGATATGCAAGTTGTATCGATTCTTCCTGATACTGAAGATTCTAGTAAAGAATCGTCAAAGGAATCACGCGAAAATGGAAGAGCGGTTCGACGAGGCGACAATAAATTAGATAGAAAATCTGCAAAATTATTG CAAGATGAATGCAAACAGCAAGGAGATTCAGGAATAATGGTGGCGTGTCCGTTACCTATTTTAGGTACAGCTTATCAAATTAGTTCCTCGGTCGCACCTAGTACTAACACCATCGGTGTGCTTCAGCCAGTGAATACAATCCCCATTGCACCTGCGCAAAGTAAAACGATTACTTTGACGACGGGTGGAAAAACTCTGACTTTGACAGGTGGTACATTCCAACCTGGTGCTCAGTATGTGCTGAGTAAATTAAAGGGTAAATTTCCTACGTTGGTAATGGCTGATAAAAAAACTACAATTGTAGCTAATCAAGCAGAGGATGCCGCGAAAGGTGCTCAGATAAACAAGGATCAGTTAGATGTAGCAAGTACTAGTTATCAAAGTCCGAAAAGA CATGTACTTTTAAAAACCGTTAATAGTCCAACAATTAAAAAACCTCGTATTTCAACTCACGTTGTGGACACTAGTAAAGGTTTACCCATTGGAGGTTTGCAAGTTAGCCTTTATAAGTTAATGGATGGAAGGTGGACTTTTTTAAATGAAAG TAATACGAGCCCGAATGGTCGATGCGTAGACTTGGTGGATaacatgaaaattaatttcacagCTGGACGTTACAAGATTCACTTCGacgttgataaatattttacgcTAAGAAGGATAGAAACAATGTATCCGTTTATCGAGATTGTTTTTGATGTAAAAAACCCTGCTGGTCACTATCACATACCGGTGCTTCTGAGTCCATTTGGTTACACCACCTACCGTGGTTCCGAAAGATAA